A genomic stretch from Pochonia chlamydosporia 170 chromosome 4, whole genome shotgun sequence includes:
- a CDS encoding beta-Ig-H3/Fasciclin (similar to Metarhizium robertsii ARSEF 23 XP_007825254.2) yields MLLHAALGVVAFVVAVVADDKKDLGTVLSGNKNLTKFYELIKKYPDVLLELPSDNGVTIVAPSDKAIDKIQYTSLQSSWEPDNKEKTMPFLQYHILNGVVSAGMLKEGQTYYETTRLVSPTFTNVTTGQGVLVNKQPGSVTFISGQGTRSTLVQADIPFTGGLIQVVDNILIPPTLISDTAIAFQAKSFLGSLYAAKLMPDVAYRKNITVFAPKDDAYNLIGGGLQSLNASQLARIMKYHIIPDQVLSSNLLTNGSKLNTLANDPAGKAEQVVVRQDGNNKYIDTAQLIQPDILIANGIMHVVANVLNPDTQNDVPNPDIGTQAPVFPVSTVTGAFTSDLPCSTNCPTTTTGGASSTGTGKGTATTTSSLFSSSSRGGGARCTGVVGAVGMLGLGAGMAWI; encoded by the exons ATGTTGCTCCACGCAGCGCTGGGCGTTGTCGCGTTTGTGGTGGCCGTCGTGGCGGATGATAAGAAGGACTTGGGGACTGTGCTTTCTGGGAATAAGAATCTGACCAAGTTTTATGAGTTGATCAAG AAATATCCCGATGTCTTGTTGGAACTGCCGAGTGACAATGGCGTGACG ATTGTCGCACCATCAGACAAGGCCATCGACAAAATCCAATACACATCCCTCCAATCCAGCTGGGAGCCAgacaacaaggagaagacgatGCCATTCCTCCAATACCACATCCTCAACGGCGTCGTGTCCGCCGGCATGCTCAAAGAAGGCCAAACATACTACGAGACCACACGCCTCGTCAGCCCTACATTCACAAACGTCACCACCGGCCAAGGCGTGCTCGTCAACAAGCAGCCCGGCTCCGTTACCTTCATTAGCGGCCAGGGAACGCGGTCTACACTCGTCCAGGCCGACATCCCCTTCACAGGCGGTCTCATCCAAGTCGTGGacaacatcctcatcccGCCTACGCTCATCTCCGACACCGCCATCGCATTCCAGGCGAAATCCTTCCTGGGTTCCCTCTACGCCGCAAAGTTGATGCCTGACGTCGCGTACCGCAAGAACATTACCGTGTTTGCGCCAAAAGATGATGCGTATAACCTCATCGGCGGGGGTCTGCAGTCTCTCAACGCAAGCCAACTAGCGAGAATAATGAAATACCACATCATACCGGACCAGGTCCTCTCGTCGAATCTCCTCACCAATGGCTCCAAACTGAATACACTGGCGAACGACCCCGCTGGCAAGGCAGAGCAGGTTGTGGTTCGACAGGACGGAAATAACAAGTATATTGATACGGCGCAGCTTATTCAGCCAGATATCCTGATCGCCAATGGCATAATGCACGTCGTTGCGAATGTGTTGAATCCCGACACGCAGAACGACGTGCCGAATCCGGATATAGGGACACAGGCGCCTGTTTTTCCGGTGTCGACTGTCACGGGGGCGTTTACGAGTGATTTGCCGTGCTCGACGAATTGTCCTACTACGACGACTGGGGGTGCTTCGTCGACGGGGACGGGGAAGGGGACCGCTACGACGACGAGTTCGTTGTTTAGTAGTAGTTCGCGGGGAGGGGGGGCTAGGTGTACGGGTGTGGTTGGGGCGGTTGGGATGCTTGGTCTGGGGGCGGGGATGGCGTGGATTTAG
- a CDS encoding glucan 1,3-beta-glucosidase (similar to Sclerotinia sclerotiorum 1980 UF-70 XP_001593690.1) encodes MEQEPYNHGYYGHPVPSAATTVNPTPIRPGTPNTDGSRNPFGENDGASSHRPGRNTNPFSSPNGSRPASSFGSSSALGPRYDVNAQRYFHSRRVMKGEVEKPWLEKKDPKEKWVTIMPIIGIFIGLAISGFLVWDGIRNVVHHKYCNVLDDNFDGGFNTNIWTKEVQVGGFGNGEFEETTAGDENVFIQNGNLVIKATLQDAEKVEKDYTINLLKDGTCTSKDWYSCVAATNLTAGNSSIVPPTKSGRINTMKGAKIKYGRVEVTAKLPEGDWLWPAIWMMPVKDTYGPWPASGEIDIMESRGNNWTYAQGGNNIMSSALHWGPDPANDAWWKTNHKRQALHTTYSSGFNTYGLEWSQKYLFTYVNSRLLQVLYTNFDKPMWQRGGFPDATSNGTKLQNSWAQTGRKNTPFDQEFYLIINLAVGGTNGWFEDGKSNKPWLDRSPNARKDFWADRENWQATWKQPQLEVSRVLMLQQCDGDEGL; translated from the exons ATGGAGCAGGAGCCGTACAATCACGGGTACTATGGCCATCCTGTCCCTTCTGCTGCCACCACAGTCAATCCTACACCAATCCGACCCGGAACACCAAACACAGACGGCAGTCGCAATCCATTCGGTGAGAACGACGGTGCTTCCTCACATCGGCCTGGCAGAAACACGAACCCATTTTCCAGTCCCAATGGCTCAAGACCCGCTTCAAGCTTTGGCTCATCCAGCGCTTTGGGACCTCGATATGATGTCAACGCCCAGCGCTACTTTCATTCTCGGCGCGTGATGAAGGGTGAAGTAGAGAAACCctggttggagaagaaggatccCAAAGAGAAATGGGTCACTATTATGCCTATCATTGGCATTTTCATCGGCCTGGCCATTTCTGGATTTCTGGTGTGGGACGGCATTCGCAATGTTGTGCATCACAAATATTGCAATGTCCTGGATGACAACTTTGACGGCGGCTTTAACACCAATATTTGGACCAAAGAAGTCCAGGTTGGAGGCTTTGG CAACGGCGAGTTCGAGGAGACAACTGCCGGCGACGAAAATGTTTTcatccaaaatggcaacctTGTCATCAAAGCCACTCTCCAAGATGCTGAGAAAGTTGAAAAAGACTACACCATTAACCTGCTCAAGGACGGAACTTGCACCTCCAAAGATTGGTATAGCTGCGTAGCTGCCACCAACTTGACTGCCGGTAACTCGAGTATCGTACCGCCGACCAAGTCTGGTCGTATCAACACCATGAAGGGCGCCAAAATTAAGTACGGCCGTGTCGAGGTGACGGCCAAGCTTCCTGAAGGTGACTGGCTCTGGCCTGCCATTTGGATGATGCCTGTCAAGGACACCTACGGCCCTTGGCCCGCGTCCGGAGAAATTGACATCATGGAGTCTCGTGGCAACAACTGGACATACGCCCAAGGCGGCAATAACATCATGTCATCGGCTCTCCACTGGGGTCCGGACCCCGCCAACGATGCTTGGTGGAAAACAAACCACAAGCGGCAGGCGCTTCACACCACGTACAGCAGCGGGTTCAACACTTATGGCCTTGAATGGTCCCAAAAATATCTCTTCACCTACGTCAATAGTCGTCTGCTCCAGGTTCTTTacaccaactttgacaagccTATGTGGCAGCGTGGCGGTTTCCCTGATGCGACTTCAAACGGGACCAAATTGCAGAACAGCTGGGCGCAGACTGGGCGCAAGAACACACCTTTTGACCAAGAGTTCtatctcatcatcaaccttgctgttggtggcacAAATGGCTggtttgaagatggaaaatCTAATAAGCCGTGGCTTGATCGATCACCCAATGCACGAAAGGACTTCTGGGCTGATAGAGAGAACTGGCAGGCAACCTGGAAGCAGCCTCAGCTTGAAGTCAGCCGTGTGTTGATGCTTCAACAGTGCGACGGCGATGAGGGATTGTAG